Proteins encoded within one genomic window of Saccharopolyspora pogona:
- the mca gene encoding mycothiol conjugate amidase Mca: MADKLRLMTVHAHPDDESSKGAATTARYVAEGHEVVVVTCTGGEAGSILNPAMDRPEVVENLTEVRRAEMAAAAEILGVQHRWLGFVDSGLPEGDPLPPLPEGVFATVPMEVSTRELVKAMREFRPHVVITYDENGGYPHPDHIRCHEISVAAFDAAGDPDLHQDAGEPWQPLKLYYSHGFSRKRMQLFHEALLANGLESPYGEWLEKWDSTRPDPDVRVTTRVECGEYFEQRDDALRAHATQIDPDSRWFAVPLDIQRELWPTEDYELVRSLVDTTLPEDDLFSGVQEKVCA; encoded by the coding sequence ATGGCGGACAAGCTGCGGCTGATGACGGTGCACGCGCACCCGGACGACGAGTCCAGCAAGGGAGCCGCGACGACCGCGCGCTACGTGGCCGAAGGTCACGAGGTGGTGGTGGTCACCTGCACGGGCGGTGAGGCGGGCAGCATCCTCAACCCGGCCATGGACCGGCCCGAGGTCGTCGAGAACCTGACAGAGGTCCGCCGCGCGGAGATGGCCGCGGCGGCCGAGATCCTCGGGGTGCAGCACCGGTGGCTGGGCTTCGTCGACTCCGGGTTGCCGGAGGGCGACCCGCTGCCGCCGCTGCCGGAGGGCGTCTTCGCCACCGTGCCGATGGAGGTCTCGACCCGCGAGCTGGTGAAGGCGATGCGGGAATTCCGTCCGCACGTGGTTATCACCTACGACGAGAACGGCGGCTACCCGCACCCGGACCACATCCGGTGCCACGAGATCTCGGTGGCGGCCTTCGACGCGGCCGGCGACCCCGACCTGCACCAGGACGCGGGCGAGCCGTGGCAGCCGCTGAAGCTGTACTACTCGCACGGCTTCTCCCGCAAGCGCATGCAGCTGTTCCACGAGGCGCTGCTGGCCAACGGCCTGGAGTCGCCGTACGGCGAGTGGCTGGAGAAGTGGGACTCCACCCGACCGGACCCGGACGTGCGGGTCACCACGCGGGTCGAGTGCGGGGAGTACTTCGAGCAGCGCGACGACGCGCTGCGAGCCCACGCGACCCAGATCGACCCGGACAGCCGCTGGTTCGCGGTCCCGCTCGACATCCAGCGCGAGCTGTGGCCGACTGAGGACTACGAGCTGGTGCGCTCGCTGGTCGACACCACGTTGCCGGAGGACGACCTGTTCTCCGGCGTGCAGGAGAAGGTGTGCGCATGA
- a CDS encoding DUF4307 domain-containing protein has translation MTNQQIPQDRYGSRAHTRTRPGLRWALITVVLVALVGVAIVGYRNLGSTPIEGKQVAFEILDDHSVQIVLEVQRDEPQRPADCVVRARADSGEEVGRKEVLIQPADGITRQETVLRTSARATIGEVYGCTYNVPEYLSTHLRPTG, from the coding sequence GTGACGAACCAGCAGATCCCGCAGGACCGGTACGGTTCGCGTGCCCACACGCGGACGCGCCCGGGCCTCCGCTGGGCGCTGATAACGGTCGTGTTGGTAGCCCTGGTGGGCGTGGCGATCGTGGGCTACCGCAACCTCGGCAGCACGCCGATCGAGGGCAAGCAGGTCGCGTTCGAGATCCTCGACGACCACTCGGTGCAGATTGTCCTCGAAGTCCAGCGCGACGAGCCGCAGCGGCCCGCCGACTGCGTGGTGCGCGCCCGCGCCGATTCCGGTGAGGAAGTCGGTCGCAAAGAGGTCCTGATCCAACCTGCGGACGGCATCACCAGGCAGGAGACTGTTTTGCGGACCTCCGCCCGGGCGACCATCGGGGAGGTGTACGGCTGCACTTACAACGTTCCTGAATATTTGTCCACCCACCTACGGCCGACTGGGTGA
- the greA gene encoding transcription elongation factor GreA, whose amino-acid sequence MSETQVTWLTQDAYDRLKGELDELVANRPAIAAKINEAREEGDLRENGGYHAAREEQGQIEARIRQLQELLRTAKVGDVPTESGVARPGSVLTVRYDGEDETEKFLLATREEGAHGDLEVYSPSSPLGKALLDAKEGEIREYELPNGGTMTVTLVKAEPFSG is encoded by the coding sequence GTGAGCGAGACCCAGGTGACCTGGCTGACCCAGGATGCTTACGACCGGCTCAAGGGAGAGCTGGACGAGCTCGTGGCCAACCGCCCGGCGATCGCCGCGAAGATCAACGAGGCCCGCGAGGAAGGCGACCTGCGGGAGAACGGCGGCTACCACGCCGCACGCGAGGAGCAGGGCCAGATCGAGGCCCGCATCCGCCAGCTGCAGGAGCTGCTGCGCACCGCCAAGGTCGGCGACGTGCCCACGGAGTCGGGCGTCGCCCGCCCGGGCTCGGTGCTAACCGTCCGCTACGACGGCGAGGACGAGACCGAGAAGTTCCTGCTGGCCACCCGCGAGGAAGGCGCGCATGGCGACCTGGAGGTCTACTCGCCGAGCTCCCCGCTGGGCAAGGCGCTGCTGGACGCCAAGGAAGGCGAGATCCGGGAGTACGAGCTGCCCAACGGCGGCACGATGACGGTGACCCTGGTCAAGGCCGAGCCCTTCTCCGGCTGA
- a CDS encoding Lrp/AsnC family transcriptional regulator, producing MAPNVEGLDALDARLLLLLSDQPRLGVLECSRRLGVARGTVQARMDRLVQRGVLLGFPPELDLAAMGYGLTAFAVLEIAQGHRRLVAEQLAAIDEVCEVHATTGQGDLFVRMVARSNADLQRVIDEIVGVSGVRRTSTSIALSTPVAPRVRPLLERLAADGARPES from the coding sequence ATGGCTCCCAATGTTGAGGGGCTCGACGCGTTGGACGCCCGGTTGCTGCTGTTGCTCTCCGACCAGCCCCGGCTCGGGGTGCTGGAGTGCTCGCGCCGCCTCGGCGTCGCGCGCGGCACCGTGCAGGCGCGGATGGATCGGCTGGTGCAGCGCGGCGTCCTGCTGGGCTTCCCGCCGGAGCTGGACCTGGCGGCGATGGGTTACGGCCTGACCGCCTTCGCGGTGCTGGAGATCGCGCAGGGGCACCGGCGCCTGGTGGCGGAGCAGCTGGCGGCGATCGACGAGGTGTGCGAGGTGCACGCGACGACCGGGCAGGGGGACCTGTTCGTGCGGATGGTCGCCCGCTCCAACGCCGACCTGCAACGGGTCATCGACGAGATCGTCGGGGTGTCCGGGGTTCGGCGCACCTCGACGTCGATCGCCCTGTCCACGCCGGTGGCTCCGAGGGTGCGCCCGCTGCTGGAACGCCTCGCGGCCGATGGCGCGCGCCCGGAGTCCTGA
- the hppD gene encoding 4-hydroxyphenylpyruvate dioxygenase produces the protein MQRLVGLVEHDDSKDPFPVKALDAVVFVVGNATQSALFYQVAFGMELIACSGPEHGNRDHKAFVLKSGSGRFVLKGAVDPDSPLADHHRSHGDGVVDLALEVLDVDKCVEHARAQGATVLEEPHDVSDEHGTIRTAAIATYGETRHTLLDRSRYTGPYLPGYVAQQGSYVKPADAPKRLFQAVDHCVGNVELGQMDRWVEFYNRVMGFVNMAEFVGDDIATDYSALMSKVVANGNHRVKFPLNEPAVGKRKSQIDEYLEFYRGSGCQHIALATGDIIKTVTAMRAAGVEFLSTPDAYYDDPALRARIGEVRVPIGTLKEHGILVDRDEDGYLLQIFTKPIGDRPTVFYELIERHGSLGFGKGNFKALFEAIEREQERRGNL, from the coding sequence ATGCAGCGCCTCGTCGGCCTCGTCGAACACGACGACTCGAAGGACCCGTTCCCGGTCAAGGCGCTCGATGCAGTGGTGTTCGTCGTCGGCAACGCCACCCAGAGCGCGCTGTTCTACCAGGTCGCGTTCGGCATGGAGCTGATCGCGTGCTCCGGTCCCGAGCACGGCAACCGGGACCACAAGGCCTTCGTGCTGAAGTCCGGGTCGGGCCGGTTCGTGCTGAAGGGCGCGGTGGACCCGGACAGCCCGCTCGCCGACCACCACCGCTCGCACGGCGACGGCGTCGTCGACCTCGCCCTCGAGGTGCTCGACGTCGACAAGTGCGTCGAGCACGCCCGCGCGCAGGGCGCCACGGTGCTCGAAGAACCGCACGACGTCTCCGACGAGCACGGCACGATCCGGACGGCGGCGATCGCCACCTATGGCGAGACCCGGCACACGCTGCTGGACCGCAGCCGCTACACCGGCCCCTACCTGCCCGGATACGTCGCGCAGCAGGGCAGCTACGTGAAGCCGGCCGACGCCCCCAAGCGGCTGTTCCAGGCCGTGGACCACTGCGTGGGCAACGTCGAGCTCGGTCAGATGGACCGCTGGGTCGAGTTCTACAACCGCGTCATGGGCTTCGTGAACATGGCCGAGTTCGTCGGCGACGACATCGCCACCGACTACTCGGCGCTGATGAGCAAGGTGGTGGCCAACGGCAACCACCGGGTCAAGTTCCCGCTCAACGAGCCGGCCGTCGGCAAGCGGAAGTCGCAGATCGACGAGTACCTGGAGTTCTACCGGGGCTCGGGCTGCCAGCACATCGCGCTGGCCACCGGCGACATCATCAAGACCGTAACCGCGATGCGGGCCGCCGGCGTGGAGTTCCTGAGCACGCCGGACGCCTACTACGACGACCCGGCGCTGCGAGCCCGGATCGGCGAGGTGCGAGTGCCGATCGGGACGCTGAAGGAGCACGGCATCCTGGTCGACCGCGACGAGGACGGCTACCTGCTGCAGATCTTCACCAAGCCGATCGGCGACCGGCCGACCGTGTTCTACGAGCTGATCGAGCGGCACGGTTCGCTGGGCTTCGGCAAGGGCAACTTCAAGGCCCTTTTCGAGGCGATCGAACGCGAGCAGGAGCGCCGCGGAAATCTTTGA
- the ilvA gene encoding threonine ammonia-lyase — MPLVDLDRILAADEQLAGIARRTPVEHSRVLGEYCGGEVFFKCENLQRTGSFKLRGAYVRLLALDEAHRAAGVVAASAGNHAQGVALAASLLGIHATVFMPELVPLPKLAATKSYGADVRLHGVALEETLAAAREYARQTGAEFIHPYDHLDIVAGQGTVGLEILAQLPEVRSIVVPTGGGGLVAGIAAAVKAEHPHVKVLAVQAERAAAWPVSLAAGKPVRLAETQTMADGIAVGEPGPVPFAHVAELVDGVLTVSEEALSRALLLCLERAKLVVEPAGGAAVAALLEHPEQVTSPTVAVLSGGNIDPLLLLQLIRHGMRSAGRYLSLRVRLPDRPGSLAGLLAKLGELSANVLDIEHSRISGALALGEVDVEISLETRGPEHRQDVVDELEAAGFTLLSEG, encoded by the coding sequence ATGCCGCTGGTCGATCTGGACCGGATCCTGGCCGCCGACGAGCAGCTCGCCGGGATCGCGCGGCGCACCCCCGTCGAGCATTCCCGGGTGCTCGGCGAGTACTGCGGCGGCGAAGTCTTCTTCAAGTGCGAGAACCTCCAGCGCACCGGCTCGTTCAAGCTCCGCGGCGCCTACGTGCGGCTGCTCGCGCTGGACGAGGCACACCGTGCCGCCGGGGTGGTCGCCGCAAGCGCCGGGAACCACGCGCAGGGTGTGGCGCTGGCCGCGTCGCTGCTCGGCATCCACGCCACGGTGTTCATGCCGGAGCTGGTGCCGCTGCCGAAGCTAGCGGCCACCAAGTCCTACGGCGCCGACGTCAGGTTGCACGGCGTTGCGCTGGAGGAAACGCTCGCGGCGGCGCGGGAGTACGCGCGGCAGACCGGGGCGGAGTTCATCCACCCTTACGACCATCTCGACATAGTCGCAGGTCAGGGTACTGTCGGGCTGGAGATCCTGGCCCAGCTCCCCGAAGTCCGCAGCATCGTGGTGCCCACCGGAGGCGGTGGGTTGGTCGCGGGCATCGCCGCGGCGGTCAAGGCCGAACACCCGCACGTCAAGGTGCTCGCGGTGCAGGCCGAGCGGGCCGCGGCGTGGCCGGTTTCGCTCGCCGCGGGCAAGCCGGTGCGGCTGGCCGAAACCCAGACGATGGCCGACGGGATCGCTGTCGGCGAGCCGGGTCCGGTCCCGTTCGCGCACGTGGCGGAGCTGGTCGACGGCGTGCTGACGGTCAGCGAGGAGGCCCTGTCGCGGGCCCTGCTGCTGTGCCTGGAGCGGGCGAAGCTCGTGGTCGAACCGGCCGGGGGAGCCGCCGTCGCGGCGCTGCTGGAGCACCCCGAGCAGGTCACATCGCCGACCGTTGCGGTGCTCTCCGGCGGCAACATCGACCCGTTGCTGCTGCTCCAGCTGATCCGGCACGGCATGAGATCGGCAGGCCGCTACCTCTCGCTGCGGGTGCGGCTGCCGGACCGGCCCGGCTCGCTGGCGGGCCTGCTGGCGAAGCTGGGCGAGCTCTCCGCGAACGTCCTCGACATCGAGCACTCCCGGATTTCCGGTGCGCTCGCGCTTGGCGAGGTCGACGTCGAGATCTCGTTGGAAACCCGCGGCCCCGAGCATCGCCAGGACGTCGTCGACGAACTAGAAGCCGCGGGCTTCACCCTCTTATCCGAAGGCTGA
- a CDS encoding cystathionine gamma-synthase has translation MSDGFATRAIHAGQEADPTTGSVIVPIHATSTYAQDGVGGMRGGYEYSRTGNPTRTALEECLAALEGGRHGRAFASGMAATDAVLRATLRPGDHLVIPDDAYGGTFRLVDKVLSGWGIEYTPAPVSDVDAVRAAIRPNTKVIWVETPTNPLLNVGDIAALAQVSRDAGTKLVVDNTFASPYLQQPLELGANVVVHSTTKYLGGHSDVVGGAVVTSDDELAEQVAFLQNGAGAVPGPFDAFLTLRGVKTLAVRMERHSANAERIVAALVGHPKVAKVLYPGLPEHPGHEVAAKQMRHFGGMVSFLHADGEEAALEACSRTRLFTLAESLGGVESLIEHPGRMTHASTAGSMLQVPSDLVRLSVGIEEADDLVEDLLTALG, from the coding sequence ATGAGTGACGGCTTCGCCACCCGCGCAATTCACGCGGGCCAGGAGGCAGACCCGACGACCGGTTCGGTGATCGTGCCGATCCACGCCACGTCGACCTACGCCCAGGACGGGGTGGGCGGCATGCGCGGCGGCTACGAGTACTCCCGCACCGGCAACCCCACCCGCACCGCGCTGGAGGAATGCCTGGCCGCGCTGGAAGGCGGCCGGCACGGGCGCGCGTTCGCCTCGGGCATGGCGGCAACCGACGCGGTGCTGCGCGCCACCCTGCGGCCCGGGGACCACCTGGTCATCCCGGACGACGCCTACGGCGGCACGTTCCGGCTGGTGGACAAGGTGCTCAGCGGCTGGGGAATCGAGTACACCCCCGCCCCGGTGTCCGATGTGGACGCCGTTCGGGCGGCGATCCGCCCGAATACCAAGGTGATCTGGGTCGAGACGCCCACCAACCCGCTGCTCAACGTCGGCGACATCGCCGCCCTGGCGCAGGTCTCCCGCGATGCGGGCACGAAGCTGGTCGTGGACAACACCTTCGCCTCGCCGTACCTGCAACAGCCGCTGGAGCTCGGCGCGAACGTCGTGGTGCACTCGACCACCAAGTACCTGGGCGGGCATTCCGACGTGGTGGGTGGCGCGGTGGTCACCTCCGACGACGAGCTCGCCGAGCAGGTCGCGTTCTTGCAGAACGGGGCGGGCGCGGTGCCTGGGCCGTTCGACGCGTTCCTGACGCTGCGTGGCGTCAAGACCCTCGCCGTGCGGATGGAGCGGCACAGCGCCAACGCCGAGCGCATCGTCGCCGCGCTGGTCGGCCACCCGAAGGTCGCGAAGGTGCTCTACCCGGGCCTGCCGGAGCACCCCGGCCACGAGGTGGCGGCGAAGCAGATGCGCCATTTCGGCGGGATGGTCTCCTTCCTCCACGCCGACGGCGAGGAAGCGGCGCTGGAGGCCTGCTCGCGCACCCGGCTGTTCACGCTGGCCGAATCGCTGGGCGGGGTGGAGTCGCTGATCGAGCACCCGGGCCGTATGACGCACGCCAGCACCGCGGGCTCGATGCTGCAGGTCCCGTCTGACCTGGTGCGGCTGTCGGTCGGCATCGAAGAAGCCGACGACCTGGTCGAGGACCTCCTCACCGCCCTCGGCTGA
- a CDS encoding DUF1129 domain-containing protein, whose amino-acid sequence MSSPQPPDGGQQGSDPISNRMDPQDPNQAGSDATQVVRPVQAQGQQPPSDSTQVVPPSMQPPQPMYQQPGLAGQGGGAEATAMVPPSMQPPQPMYQQPGTQSQPGGFPAQPQQSGPPSGGFPAPQAQAGFGAPAPQAAYGQPAPSGQGSLGTLPVAQWVTIGLAALSVIFGLIGGIAALAFVPVYGIFIILLVLVMGGLWITGSLFGGKGKQWGRILVTVMSGLAVVGAFVNIVQGAVLSGIITLLIGAAILVLWWLPSTTQGMKVKAGAPAPAAGGYGQPPQGGFGQPAQPQQFGQPQQFGQPQQFGQPQQFGQPQQFSQPQQFGQPQQFGQPGQQPGGFPPAGGQQPPQPPQW is encoded by the coding sequence ATGAGCTCTCCGCAGCCGCCGGACGGCGGTCAGCAGGGTTCGGACCCCATTTCGAACCGGATGGACCCGCAGGACCCCAACCAGGCTGGCAGCGACGCGACCCAGGTCGTCCGACCTGTGCAGGCGCAGGGCCAGCAGCCGCCGTCCGACTCGACGCAGGTTGTGCCGCCATCGATGCAGCCCCCGCAGCCCATGTACCAGCAGCCAGGCCTGGCCGGTCAGGGCGGCGGTGCGGAGGCGACCGCGATGGTGCCGCCGTCGATGCAGCCCCCGCAGCCCATGTACCAGCAGCCGGGCACCCAGAGCCAGCCCGGCGGTTTCCCGGCGCAGCCGCAGCAGTCGGGCCCGCCGAGCGGCGGCTTCCCGGCCCCGCAGGCACAGGCCGGCTTCGGCGCCCCGGCGCCCCAGGCCGCCTACGGCCAGCCCGCCCCGTCGGGCCAGGGAAGTCTTGGCACGCTGCCGGTGGCGCAGTGGGTCACGATCGGTCTCGCTGCGCTTTCCGTGATCTTCGGTCTTATCGGCGGCATTGCCGCACTGGCGTTCGTTCCGGTATACGGGATCTTCATTATCCTGTTGGTTCTGGTCATGGGTGGCCTGTGGATCACGGGTTCCTTGTTCGGCGGCAAGGGCAAGCAGTGGGGACGGATCCTGGTCACGGTGATGTCCGGCCTGGCAGTCGTCGGCGCTTTCGTCAACATCGTGCAGGGGGCCGTCCTCTCCGGGATCATCACATTGTTGATCGGTGCCGCGATTCTGGTGTTGTGGTGGCTGCCGTCCACCACGCAAGGGATGAAGGTGAAGGCCGGTGCGCCAGCGCCGGCCGCCGGTGGTTACGGCCAGCCGCCGCAGGGCGGCTTCGGCCAGCCGGCCCAGCCGCAGCAGTTCGGCCAGCCGCAGCAGTTCGGTCAGCCGCAGCAGTTCGGTCAGCCGCAGCAGTTCGGCCAGCCGCAGCAGTTCAGTCAGCCGCAGCAGTTCGGCCAGCCGCAGCAGTTCGGCCAGCCGGGCCAGCAGCCCGGTGGTTTCCCGCCTGCCGGCGGGCAACAGCCGCCGCAGCCCCCGCAGTGGTAA
- a CDS encoding cystathionine beta-synthase, which produces MDYVEHVTELVGNTPLVRLNAVATGQTPVLAKVEYLNPGGSVKDRIALRMIEAAEASGELRPGGTIVEPTSGNTGVGLAMVAQRKGYRCVFVCPDKVSEDKRNVLKAYGAEVVVCPTAVPPEHPDSYYNVSDRLVQEIEGAWKPNQYANPANPESHVHSTGPEIWEQTGGKVTHFVAGIGTGGTISGTGDYLKKVSDGRVQVIGADPEGSVYSGGNGRPYLVEGVGEDFWPTTYDRDICDEIVAVSDADSFEMTRRLAREEALLVGGSCGMAVAAALKIAEKTGPDDVIVVLLPDGGRGYLTKVFNDSWMASYGFLSPDHGGGSVGDVLRRKDGTIPDLVHVHPNETVAEAVAILREFGVSQMPVVSAEPPIMAAEVVGAVNERDLLDALFAGRANLADRVELHMSPPLPTIGAGEEISAAMAALAGADGAMVLIDGKPAGVVTRQDVLGFIAGR; this is translated from the coding sequence GTGGACTACGTCGAGCACGTCACCGAACTGGTGGGCAACACACCGCTGGTGCGGCTTAACGCGGTGGCCACCGGGCAAACCCCGGTGCTTGCCAAGGTTGAGTACCTGAACCCCGGCGGCAGCGTGAAGGACCGCATCGCGCTGCGCATGATCGAGGCCGCGGAGGCGTCCGGCGAACTGCGCCCGGGTGGCACCATCGTGGAGCCGACCTCCGGCAACACCGGGGTGGGGCTGGCGATGGTCGCCCAGCGCAAGGGCTACCGCTGCGTGTTCGTCTGCCCGGACAAGGTCAGCGAGGACAAGCGCAACGTCCTCAAGGCCTACGGCGCGGAGGTCGTGGTGTGCCCGACGGCCGTGCCGCCGGAGCACCCGGACTCCTACTACAACGTCTCCGACCGCTTGGTCCAGGAGATCGAGGGCGCCTGGAAGCCCAACCAGTACGCGAACCCGGCCAACCCGGAATCGCACGTGCACTCCACCGGCCCGGAGATCTGGGAACAGACCGGCGGCAAGGTGACGCACTTCGTGGCCGGCATCGGTACCGGTGGCACCATCTCCGGCACCGGCGACTACCTCAAGAAGGTCTCCGACGGCCGGGTGCAGGTCATCGGCGCCGACCCGGAGGGCTCGGTCTACTCCGGCGGCAACGGGCGGCCCTACCTGGTGGAAGGCGTCGGCGAGGACTTCTGGCCGACCACCTACGACCGGGACATCTGCGACGAGATCGTGGCGGTCTCCGACGCCGACTCCTTCGAGATGACCCGCCGCCTGGCCCGCGAGGAGGCGCTCCTGGTCGGCGGCTCCTGCGGGATGGCGGTCGCGGCGGCCCTGAAGATCGCCGAGAAGACCGGCCCGGACGACGTGATCGTCGTGTTGCTGCCCGACGGCGGCCGCGGCTACCTGACGAAGGTCTTCAACGACTCGTGGATGGCCTCCTACGGCTTCCTGTCCCCGGACCACGGCGGCGGGTCGGTCGGCGACGTGCTGCGCCGCAAGGACGGCACCATCCCAGACCTGGTGCACGTTCACCCGAACGAGACCGTCGCCGAGGCGGTCGCGATCCTGCGCGAGTTCGGCGTCTCGCAGATGCCGGTGGTCAGCGCGGAACCGCCGATCATGGCCGCCGAGGTAGTCGGCGCGGTCAACGAGCGGGACCTGCTCGACGCGCTGTTCGCCGGCCGCGCGAACCTCGCGGACCGGGTCGAGCTGCACATGTCGCCGCCGTTGCCGACCATCGGCGCGGGCGAGGAGATCAGCGCCGCGATGGCCGCGCTGGCCGGGGCCGATGGGGCCATGGTGCTGATCGACGGGAAGCCCGCGGGCGTGGTGACCCGACAGGATGTGCTCGGTTTCATCGCTGGCCGATGA
- a CDS encoding SGNH/GDSL hydrolase family protein: MIAAKTFRLALLAAGTAGGLSGAAYGLLNGQSRYARRVIGPPANDPLRADGIHLPSGVGPVPRRELSDDVEPLELAVLGDSAAAGLGVDFPADLPGVRLARGLAEELGRPVALTTRAIVGTTSQELAAQVEAALIRPPELVMIIIGANDVTSRLPVSACAELLGDAVRRLVDAGVAVVVGTCPDLGAIRPIPQPLRSVARHWSLVLGRAQRRVVEASGGRAVPLADLLSPEFLARPGEFFSPDRFHPSAAGYEAAATILLPAMCAALGEWEGGPLPPAPTRSKAAEARRPTSRIVARLNRRLHRRADS; this comes from the coding sequence ATGATCGCGGCGAAAACATTCCGGCTCGCACTGCTGGCGGCGGGCACCGCCGGCGGACTTTCCGGCGCGGCGTACGGGCTGCTCAACGGGCAGTCCCGGTACGCACGGCGGGTGATCGGCCCACCGGCCAACGATCCCCTGCGCGCCGACGGCATTCACCTGCCCAGCGGCGTCGGCCCGGTGCCGCGCCGAGAGCTGTCCGACGACGTCGAACCGCTGGAGCTCGCCGTGCTGGGCGACTCCGCCGCGGCCGGGCTCGGCGTCGACTTCCCGGCCGACTTGCCCGGGGTGCGCCTGGCCCGCGGCCTCGCCGAGGAGCTCGGCAGGCCGGTCGCGCTGACCACGCGCGCGATCGTCGGCACCACCTCGCAGGAACTGGCAGCGCAGGTGGAAGCCGCGCTGATCCGCCCGCCGGAGCTGGTGATGATCATCATCGGGGCCAACGACGTTACCTCGAGGCTGCCGGTGTCGGCCTGCGCGGAACTGCTCGGCGACGCGGTGCGGCGGCTGGTCGACGCGGGTGTCGCGGTGGTCGTCGGCACCTGCCCGGATCTGGGCGCCATCCGGCCGATCCCGCAGCCGCTGCGCTCCGTCGCGCGGCACTGGAGCCTCGTGCTCGGTCGCGCGCAGCGGCGCGTGGTGGAGGCGTCCGGCGGGCGCGCGGTGCCGCTGGCGGACCTGCTGTCGCCGGAGTTCCTGGCACGGCCGGGCGAGTTCTTCAGCCCGGACCGGTTCCACCCGTCGGCGGCGGGCTACGAGGCGGCGGCGACGATCCTGCTTCCGGCGATGTGCGCGGCCCTCGGCGAGTGGGAGGGCGGCCCGCTGCCACCCGCCCCGACCAGGTCGAAGGCGGCCGAGGCACGCCGTCCGACCAGCCGGATCGTGGCCCGGCTCAACCGGCGGCTGCACCGCCGCGCGGACTCCTGA